Proteins found in one Macaca nemestrina isolate mMacNem1 chromosome 4, mMacNem.hap1, whole genome shotgun sequence genomic segment:
- the LOC105474908 gene encoding transmembrane and ubiquitin-like domain-containing protein 1, with translation MTLIEGVGDEVTVLFSVLACLLVLALAWVSTHTAEGGDPLPQPSGTPTPSQPSAAMAATDTMRAEVPGAETPSLRHRGQAAQPEPSTGVTATPPAPDSPQEPLVLRLKFLNDSEQVARAWPHDTIGSLKRTQFPGREQQVRLIYQGQLLGDDTQTLGSLHLPPNCVLHCHVSTRVGPPNPPCPPGSEPGPSGLEIGSLLLPLLLLLLLLLWYCQIQYRPFFPLTATLGLAGFTLLLSLLAFAMYRP, from the exons ATGACCCTGATTGAAGGGGTGGGTGATGAGGTGACCGTCCTTTTCTCGGTGCTTGCCTGCCTTCTGGTGCTGGCCCTCGCCTGGGTCTCAACGCACACCGCTGAGGGCGGGGACCCACTGCCCCAGCCGTCAGGGACCCCAACGCCATCCCAGCCCAGCGCAGCCATGGCAGCTACCGACACCATGAGAGCGGAGGTCCCAGGGGCAGAGACCCCCAGCCTGAGACACAGAGGTCAAGCTGCACAGCCAGAGCCCAGCACGGGGGTCACAGCAACACCACCAGCCCCGGACTCCCCGCAGGAGCCCCTCGTGCTACGGCTGAAATTCCTCAATGATTCAGAGCAGGTGGCCAGGGCCTGGCCCCACGACACCATTGGCTCCTTGAAAAG GACCCAGTTTCCTGGCCGGGAACAGCAGGTGCGACTCATCTACCAAGGGCAGCTGCTAGGCGACGACACCCAGACCCTgggcagccttcacctccctccCAACTGCGTTCTCCACTGCCACGTGTCCACGAGGGTCGGCCCCCCAAATCCCCCCTGCCCGCCGGGGTCCGAGCCCGGCCCCTCCGGGCTGGAAATCGGCAGCCTGCTGCTGcccctgctgctcctgctgctgctgctgctctggtACTGCCAGATCCAGTACCGGCCCTTCTTTCCCCTGACCGCCACTCTGGGCCTGGCCGGCTTCACCCTGCTCCTCAGTCTCCTGGCCTTCGCCATGTACCGCCCGTAG